The following are from one region of the Mycolicibacterium helvum genome:
- a CDS encoding chorismate mutase, translated as MSTALARGATTVVAMLAVATAAPARADSPEPLYNLVDAAAQRLQTADAVAANKWLTGGPITDPARVKVVLDAVSKDAESRGVATDYATGAFTNQINATEAIEYARFAGWKFDPASAPNAAPDLSASRSVIDGLNRQIVEQFSLQWPLLNSPGCGSALAAAKGVVAGERQFDDLYRTALDVATRSYCPTG; from the coding sequence ATGTCGACCGCCCTGGCGCGTGGCGCCACGACGGTGGTGGCAATGCTGGCGGTAGCGACGGCCGCACCGGCGCGGGCCGATTCACCCGAACCGCTGTACAACCTGGTGGACGCGGCGGCGCAGCGTCTGCAGACCGCCGATGCGGTGGCCGCCAACAAGTGGCTGACCGGTGGCCCGATCACCGATCCCGCGCGGGTCAAGGTGGTGTTGGATGCGGTGTCAAAGGACGCCGAATCCCGTGGCGTGGCAACTGATTACGCCACAGGCGCCTTCACCAATCAGATCAATGCGACCGAGGCGATCGAGTATGCGAGGTTCGCCGGTTGGAAGTTCGACCCGGCCAGTGCGCCGAATGCGGCACCGGACCTGTCGGCGTCCCGGTCGGTGATCGATGGGCTCAACCGTCAGATCGTCGAGCAGTTCTCGCTGCAGTGGCCGCTGCTGAACTCCCCGGGCTGCGGGTCCGCGCTGGCCGCCGCCAAGGGAGTCGTTGCCGGCGAGCGACAGTTCGACGATCTCTACCGCACGGCGTTGGACGTCGCCACTCGGTCATACTGCCCCACAGGCTAA
- a CDS encoding DUF4331 family protein: MSNHFTGLSLGPPLGDQRLDLCDLYAFQAPTEPTRTVLILNANPNADALHPDAIYRLAVDNDGDLLNDIAFSFVFSVPEDGRQTVDVFKAVGDEAESPLPLGEKIFDAVEVSFGPTANVHRSGDYTFAAGARSDAFFFDFDGIKNLFDITGGRNFTAPHLGDTSPWTGVDSNLSANVFSIAIELPTAELGANPDIRIWGRCSLKQNGELLHVDRAGHPSVSSFFNTDDTKLEYNASVPINDRDRWTGQFVHLMGHTGGYTEEEAVAEIDREGTLPDMLHFDPAKPAKYPNGRVFTDDVIDYRLAFLTKGDCPPSGLAPHTDTLDVFPYLGNPHPAN, translated from the coding sequence ATGTCGAATCATTTCACCGGCCTGAGCCTTGGCCCGCCACTGGGTGACCAGCGACTGGATCTCTGCGACCTGTATGCGTTTCAGGCGCCCACCGAGCCGACTCGAACGGTGCTGATCCTCAACGCCAACCCGAACGCCGATGCGCTGCACCCAGACGCCATCTATCGGCTGGCGGTCGACAACGACGGGGACCTGCTCAACGACATCGCCTTCAGCTTCGTCTTCTCGGTGCCCGAGGACGGACGCCAGACCGTCGACGTCTTCAAGGCCGTCGGGGACGAGGCGGAATCGCCACTTCCGTTGGGCGAGAAGATTTTCGACGCGGTCGAGGTGTCATTCGGGCCGACCGCCAACGTCCACCGGTCCGGGGACTACACGTTCGCCGCAGGCGCGCGCAGTGACGCGTTCTTCTTCGATTTCGACGGCATCAAGAACTTGTTCGACATCACCGGCGGTCGCAATTTCACCGCGCCCCATCTTGGCGACACCTCACCGTGGACCGGGGTCGACTCCAATCTGAGCGCCAACGTGTTCTCGATCGCCATCGAACTGCCGACGGCAGAACTGGGCGCCAACCCCGATATCCGGATCTGGGGCCGGTGCAGCCTCAAGCAGAACGGGGAACTGCTCCACGTCGACCGTGCCGGGCATCCGTCAGTGAGCAGTTTCTTCAACACTGACGACACCAAACTCGAATACAACGCCAGCGTCCCGATCAACGACCGGGACCGCTGGACCGGGCAGTTCGTCCACCTGATGGGGCACACCGGCGGCTACACCGAAGAGGAGGCCGTCGCAGAGATCGACCGCGAGGGCACCCTGCCCGACATGCTGCACTTCGATCCGGCCAAGCCGGCGAAGTACCCCAACGGACGGGTGTTCACCGACGATGTCATCGACTATCGGCTGGCGTTCCTGACCAAGGGCGACTGCCCGCCCAGCGGGCTGGCTCCGCACACCGACACACTCGACGTCTTCCCCTACCTGGGCAACCCACACCCAGCGAATTAG
- a CDS encoding TIGR03854 family LLM class F420-dependent oxidoreductase: MKIRFGISFGSSVAELPHVVDRLESAGVDSLWFSELVYTPAVDPFAGMAYTLGRTERLKVGTSVAVLPGRNPVLVAKTLASLAALGPKRVLPAFGLRPASEAEWNLFPVPDGQRAVVFDEAVEVVRALLTGDEVTFAGRFFALTAASLGIRPPTPVDIWLGGSAPAAFRRVGRLADGWLGSFLTPGEARVARESIELAAAEAGRVIEPDHFGLSLAVADGGLPDAVVAGVRARRPDADPADLVAGGWQQLHAQLDGLIAAGLSKFVIRPLGETPADEFIDRFIDELLPRQN, from the coding sequence GTGAAGATCCGGTTCGGTATCAGCTTCGGGAGCAGTGTTGCCGAGCTCCCGCACGTGGTCGACCGGCTGGAGTCCGCAGGCGTCGACTCACTCTGGTTTTCGGAACTGGTCTACACCCCGGCCGTCGACCCGTTCGCGGGCATGGCTTACACGTTGGGCCGCACCGAGCGCCTCAAAGTCGGCACGTCGGTGGCGGTGCTGCCGGGCCGCAACCCGGTTCTGGTCGCCAAGACCCTGGCATCGCTGGCCGCGCTCGGGCCCAAACGGGTGCTGCCCGCGTTCGGGCTGCGCCCGGCGTCGGAGGCGGAATGGAATCTGTTTCCGGTTCCCGACGGCCAGCGCGCCGTGGTGTTCGACGAGGCGGTGGAAGTGGTGCGCGCGCTGCTGACCGGTGACGAGGTGACCTTCGCCGGCCGGTTCTTTGCGCTCACCGCCGCATCGCTGGGCATCCGCCCGCCCACGCCCGTCGACATCTGGCTCGGCGGGTCGGCGCCGGCGGCCTTCCGTCGGGTCGGGCGCCTCGCCGACGGCTGGCTGGGGAGCTTCCTCACCCCCGGCGAGGCCCGCGTCGCCCGGGAGAGCATCGAGCTCGCCGCTGCCGAGGCCGGCCGAGTCATCGAACCGGACCACTTCGGCCTCAGCCTTGCCGTCGCCGATGGCGGCTTGCCCGACGCCGTTGTCGCCGGTGTCCGCGCTCGACGGCCCGACGCGGATCCGGCTGACCTCGTGGCCGGCGGCTGGCAGCAATTGCACGCCCAGCTCGACGGTCTGATCGCCGCGGGGCTGAGTAAGTTCGTCATCCGCCCGCTCGGCGAGACGCCCGCAGACGAGTTCATCGACCGTTTCATCGACGAGTTGTTGCCCCGCCAGAACTGA
- a CDS encoding S1C family serine protease, whose product MDAKLPLRRGRRLMTVLAALLLVPGLLAWPANATPALVGPAPLAPLDQSAVLGQVTPGLVDINTTLNYQGAVGAGTGIVLDAGGEVLTNNHVIEGATGITATSLANGRTYPVDVIGYDRANDIALVRLRGASDLPVAALGTSSGVAVGDPIAAIGNAGGAGGAPSFSPGNVTQLGASVRASDESGGGTRELTDLIRVAADVRPGDSGGPLVNAAGQVVGVNVAATLTYRMGSVRGGEGFAIPIDRALGIANTIRSGGGPGVHMGDTAFIGVGIADASNGGPAGAVVRQVLPDTPARGIGIASGDVIVAVDGAPINTATDLSNVMDAHHPGDTILLSWVDRAGNPQSASLVLSAGPVG is encoded by the coding sequence ATGGACGCAAAGCTTCCGCTTCGCCGCGGCCGCCGGCTCATGACCGTGCTGGCGGCCCTTCTGCTGGTGCCGGGTTTGCTCGCGTGGCCCGCGAACGCCACACCGGCGCTGGTAGGCCCTGCTCCCCTGGCGCCGTTGGACCAGTCCGCGGTGCTGGGCCAAGTGACCCCTGGACTCGTCGATATCAACACGACGCTCAACTATCAGGGCGCGGTCGGCGCAGGCACCGGCATCGTGCTCGACGCAGGCGGCGAGGTGCTGACCAACAACCACGTCATCGAGGGCGCCACCGGGATCACCGCCACCAGCTTGGCAAACGGGAGAACCTACCCCGTCGACGTCATCGGTTATGACCGCGCGAATGACATCGCGCTGGTCCGGTTGCGCGGCGCCAGTGATCTCCCGGTCGCGGCACTGGGCACGTCATCGGGGGTGGCGGTGGGTGATCCGATCGCGGCGATCGGGAATGCGGGTGGCGCCGGCGGCGCTCCGAGCTTCTCGCCGGGCAATGTGACGCAACTGGGCGCCTCGGTGCGGGCGTCCGACGAGTCCGGCGGCGGGACTCGGGAACTCACCGACCTGATCCGGGTGGCCGCCGACGTCCGACCTGGCGACTCGGGTGGTCCGTTGGTCAATGCGGCAGGTCAGGTAGTTGGCGTCAACGTCGCCGCCACCTTGACCTACCGGATGGGCAGCGTCCGCGGCGGCGAAGGCTTTGCCATTCCGATCGACCGTGCCCTCGGCATTGCCAACACGATCCGATCTGGCGGCGGCCCGGGTGTGCACATGGGCGACACCGCGTTCATCGGTGTCGGCATTGCCGACGCGAGCAACGGCGGCCCTGCTGGAGCCGTTGTGCGCCAGGTACTTCCGGACACGCCGGCCCGAGGAATCGGTATCGCGAGTGGTGATGTCATCGTCGCGGTGGACGGCGCCCCCATCAATACCGCCACGGACCTGTCCAACGTCATGGATGCCCACCACCCCGGCGACACCATCCTGCTGAGCTGGGTGGACCGCGCCGGCAATCCGCAGAGTGCCAGCCTGGTGCTCAGCGCGGGACCGGTCGGCTGA